One genomic region from Candidatus Eisenbacteria bacterium encodes:
- a CDS encoding glycosyltransferase family 2 protein, translated as MGTAEPRPSLSIVVPVYNEEGNVGPLHAELSAVARQIGRPYEIVFVNDGSTDQTLPRLVALTRADPALRVVELDGNFGEAAALSAGFDAARGDVVATLDGDGQNDPAAIPFLLEKLEEGYDAASGRRLRRREAFTTRVLPSLVANRAIALATGVPVYDCGCGLKAYRRHLVEGAQLPRGFNRFLPAILGVDPKRVAEITVRDRPRGSGASHYGLSRLFIVLRDLPALPLLTRFRRPPQAVVRALGRTIAAVYALVVVGALTGHTWLALAALGAQLNLIAARDGVARMALAREKGVFRVRKVHHGGTSGASRHRGTGVLGQEPAPYLQ; from the coding sequence ATGGGAACGGCCGAGCCACGGCCCTCCCTGTCCATCGTCGTTCCGGTCTACAACGAGGAAGGCAACGTCGGGCCGCTGCACGCCGAGCTGTCGGCGGTCGCCCGGCAGATCGGCCGTCCATACGAGATCGTGTTCGTGAACGATGGCAGCACCGACCAGACGCTGCCGCGCTTGGTCGCCTTGACGAGGGCCGATCCAGCGCTGCGCGTCGTCGAGCTCGACGGCAACTTCGGCGAGGCCGCCGCACTGTCCGCGGGCTTCGACGCCGCCCGCGGCGACGTCGTGGCGACGCTCGACGGCGACGGCCAGAACGACCCCGCCGCGATCCCGTTCCTCCTGGAGAAGCTCGAGGAAGGGTACGACGCCGCCAGCGGGCGTCGCCTGCGACGCCGCGAGGCCTTCACGACCCGCGTGCTCCCCTCGCTGGTCGCGAACCGCGCCATCGCGCTCGCGACCGGCGTGCCGGTCTACGATTGCGGGTGCGGCCTCAAGGCCTACCGCCGTCACCTGGTCGAGGGCGCGCAGCTCCCGCGCGGCTTCAACCGCTTCCTGCCGGCCATCCTCGGCGTCGACCCGAAGCGCGTCGCCGAGATCACCGTGCGCGATCGACCGCGCGGCAGCGGCGCATCGCACTACGGCCTCTCGCGGCTGTTCATCGTCCTGCGCGACCTCCCCGCGCTCCCGCTCCTCACGCGCTTCCGGCGCCCGCCGCAAGCCGTCGTGCGCGCGCTCGGGCGCACGATCGCCGCGGTCTACGCACTCGTCGTCGTGGGGGCGCTCACCGGCCACACCTGGCTGGCGCTCGCGGCGCTCGGGGCGCAGCTCAACTTGATCGCGGCGCGCGACGGTGTCGCGCGCATGGCACTGGCACGCGAAAAGGGCGTGTTCCGGGTGAGAAAGGTGCATCATGGCGGAACGTCGGGTGCGAGTCGGCATCGTGGGACTGGGGTACTGGGGCAAGAACCTGCTCCGTACCTTCAGTGA
- a CDS encoding Gfo/Idh/MocA family oxidoreductase — MAERRVRVGIVGLGYWGKNLLRTFSELPPAQVTDLCDLDPALLDAARANHPDARAGSDLGALLARPDVDAIVVATPPSRHHAMALAALRAGKHVWVEKPLALTAAEGRELVDAARAAGRTLFVDETFLYDPLVREMKRVIDAGELGDVFHLSFERLGMGRIRRDSNVWWNSAPHDLSILFYLVPRAVKAVDLHLHAYLQPGVADMAVCDLELEGGVTAHVYLSWLHPEKTATVTVIGRDRMLAYEGRFEKRAVILFDYAVDPSLPATAEPGGIPVVPITKFEGRRLDVALDAEPLRLAAGHFVASILEGTEPLTSGARSLRVVETLETADRTARRSGRLA, encoded by the coding sequence ATGGCGGAACGTCGGGTGCGAGTCGGCATCGTGGGACTGGGGTACTGGGGCAAGAACCTGCTCCGTACCTTCAGTGAGCTGCCGCCCGCCCAGGTCACCGATCTCTGCGATCTCGACCCGGCGCTGCTGGACGCCGCCCGCGCAAACCACCCCGACGCGCGCGCCGGGAGCGATCTCGGCGCGCTGCTCGCGCGTCCCGACGTCGACGCGATCGTCGTCGCCACGCCGCCGTCCCGGCACCACGCGATGGCGCTGGCCGCGCTGCGCGCCGGGAAGCACGTCTGGGTGGAGAAGCCGCTCGCGCTGACGGCGGCCGAGGGCCGCGAGCTGGTCGACGCCGCGCGCGCCGCCGGCCGGACGCTGTTCGTCGACGAGACTTTCCTATACGACCCGCTGGTGCGCGAGATGAAGCGCGTGATCGACGCCGGCGAGCTGGGCGACGTCTTCCACCTCTCGTTCGAACGGCTGGGCATGGGCCGCATCCGCCGCGACTCGAACGTGTGGTGGAACTCGGCGCCCCACGACCTCTCGATCCTCTTCTATCTCGTGCCGCGCGCGGTGAAGGCCGTCGACCTCCACCTGCACGCCTACCTGCAGCCCGGGGTCGCGGACATGGCCGTCTGCGATCTCGAGCTCGAGGGCGGCGTCACGGCGCACGTGTACCTCTCGTGGCTCCACCCGGAGAAGACCGCCACCGTCACGGTGATCGGGCGCGATCGGATGCTCGCCTACGAGGGACGCTTCGAGAAGCGCGCCGTCATCCTGTTCGACTACGCCGTCGACCCGAGCCTTCCGGCCACGGCCGAGCCGGGCGGCATCCCGGTCGTGCCGATCACGAAGTTCGAGGGCCGCCGGCTCGACGTCGCGCTCGACGCCGAGCCGCTGCGGCTCGCCGCCGGACACTTCGTCGCGAGCATCCTCGAGGGCACCGAGCCGCTCACCAGCGGCGCACGCTCGCTGCGCGTCGTCGAGACCCTCGAGACGGCGGACCGCACCGCGCGCCGCAGCGGAAGGCTCGCGTAG
- a CDS encoding flippase-like domain-containing protein translates to MPGDDPAPRSRLRTALAVAIGVTLLVVLLVYTGFDELHDQFEKLGALSPLVLLPYVGVSLCDALSWRMTLPEGVRRGVPFPAFVLARIAGEAVNSVTPTATLGGEPVKAHLLRAYGVPLSDGLASIVLAKTTLTIAQSLFTALGIVGLLVVLDRAGMAGLWSVVFLATLVGFTYLLLHVQQRNPVTAVWRWLSRLMPNLHVLHRLEPSVKAIDERLQDFYRGERWSFATATAWNFAGWLFGVVEVQLILTLIGHPISWLEAFVIEAVAQPIRAVAIIIPGGLGVQEWGGVAFCHFLGMPESVAATLWLCKRGREIVFDIFGLLYLARRTAVDGYRARA, encoded by the coding sequence ATGCCGGGAGACGACCCGGCGCCCCGCTCGCGCCTTCGCACCGCGCTCGCCGTCGCGATCGGCGTCACGCTGCTCGTCGTGCTGCTGGTCTACACCGGCTTCGACGAGCTGCACGATCAGTTCGAGAAGCTGGGGGCGCTTTCGCCGCTCGTCCTGCTGCCCTACGTCGGCGTCAGCCTCTGCGACGCGCTCTCGTGGCGCATGACGCTGCCGGAGGGCGTGCGGCGCGGCGTGCCCTTCCCCGCCTTCGTCCTCGCGCGCATCGCGGGCGAAGCGGTCAACAGCGTGACGCCGACCGCGACCCTCGGCGGCGAGCCCGTGAAGGCGCATCTGCTTCGTGCGTACGGGGTCCCGCTGTCCGACGGTCTCGCATCGATCGTGCTCGCCAAGACCACGCTCACGATCGCGCAGAGCCTGTTCACCGCGCTCGGCATCGTGGGGCTGCTCGTGGTGCTCGACCGCGCCGGCATGGCGGGACTCTGGTCCGTCGTGTTCCTCGCGACCCTGGTGGGCTTCACCTATCTCCTGCTCCACGTCCAGCAGCGCAACCCCGTGACCGCCGTGTGGCGCTGGCTCTCGCGCCTGATGCCGAACCTGCACGTCCTGCATCGGCTCGAGCCCAGCGTGAAGGCGATCGACGAGCGGCTTCAGGACTTCTATCGCGGCGAGCGCTGGTCGTTCGCGACCGCGACGGCCTGGAACTTCGCCGGCTGGCTGTTCGGGGTCGTCGAGGTGCAGCTGATCCTCACGCTGATCGGGCATCCGATCTCGTGGCTCGAAGCGTTCGTGATCGAAGCGGTGGCGCAGCCGATCCGCGCCGTCGCGATCATCATCCCGGGGGGCCTCGGCGTGCAGGAATGGGGCGGCGTCGCGTTCTGCCACTTTCTCGGCATGCCGGAATCGGTCGCCGCGACGCTGTGGCTCTGCAAGCGCGGGCGCGAGATCGTCTTCGACATCTTCGGCCTCCTGTATCTCGCACGGCGGACGGCGGTGGACGGCTACCGTGCCCGTGCCTGA
- a CDS encoding aldo/keto reductase: MPVPDLAPRSLGRTGLTVTRIGVGLAAIGRPGYITLGRAQDLPGDRSPDALYGRAAEVLDAAIAAGVRYADVARSYGRAEEFLARWLRERAVGRDALVVGSKWGYRYTADWRIDAAVHEQKELSVERFTTQLGETRALLGDRLDLYQIHSATAESGVLVDGRLLAALADGRRRGAYRAVGLTLSGATSARALGTALAARVDGERVFDVVQATFNCLEPSLAPLLLAARGEGMGIIAKEVFANGRLTDANTRPDDAALLDSLRASAANCHATLDQVAMAFVLAHPFVDVALSGAATAAQLTSHVAATAVTLDPPDFHRLRALAEPPQRYWATRATLPWS; encoded by the coding sequence GTGCCCGTGCCTGACCTCGCGCCGCGGAGCCTCGGGCGCACCGGGCTCACCGTGACGCGGATCGGTGTCGGTCTCGCGGCGATCGGCCGCCCCGGCTACATCACCCTCGGCCGTGCGCAGGACCTCCCGGGCGATCGCTCGCCCGACGCCCTGTACGGCCGCGCCGCCGAGGTGCTGGACGCCGCGATCGCGGCGGGTGTGCGCTACGCCGACGTGGCGCGGAGCTACGGACGGGCCGAGGAGTTCCTGGCGCGTTGGCTTCGCGAGCGAGCCGTCGGACGCGACGCCCTCGTCGTGGGCAGCAAGTGGGGCTATCGCTATACGGCCGACTGGCGCATCGACGCCGCCGTACACGAGCAGAAGGAGCTCTCGGTCGAGCGCTTCACCACCCAGCTCGGCGAGACGCGCGCGCTCCTCGGCGATCGGCTGGACCTCTACCAGATCCACAGCGCGACCGCCGAGTCCGGCGTCCTCGTCGACGGTCGCCTGCTCGCCGCGCTCGCCGACGGGCGGCGTCGGGGCGCCTATCGCGCCGTCGGCCTCACGCTGTCCGGCGCGACCTCGGCCCGCGCATTGGGAACCGCGCTCGCAGCCCGCGTCGACGGCGAGCGCGTCTTCGACGTGGTGCAGGCGACGTTCAACTGCCTCGAGCCGTCGCTCGCCCCGCTGCTTCTCGCCGCACGCGGCGAGGGCATGGGCATCATCGCGAAGGAGGTCTTCGCGAACGGCCGTCTGACGGACGCGAACACCCGACCCGACGACGCCGCGCTGCTGGACTCGTTGCGCGCATCGGCGGCGAACTGCCACGCGACGCTCGACCAGGTCGCCATGGCGTTCGTGCTCGCCCACCCGTTCGTCGACGTCGCGCTGTCAGGCGCGGCGACCGCGGCGCAACTCACCTCGCACGTCGCGGCCACGGCCGTGACGCTCGACCCGCCCGACTTCCATCGCCTGCGCGCGCTCGCCGAGCCGCCGCAGCGATACTGGGCGACGCGCGCGACGCTGCCGTGGTCCTAG
- a CDS encoding phytanoyl-CoA dioxygenase family protein: MLTPAQRDEFERCGVVRLRGVFGEADAARMRERLWRMLSDEHGIQPGRPETWSVRQPTGFQALRRSSAFEALGSPVLAAALDDLLGAGCWCAPKRWGSPLVTFPCGSHWDVPSKQWHLDIPARGAARPLFLVRILALLDRLEPGGGGTLVVVGSHTLVGRLVAAGAKTRHSKDVLRALGRVSPWLRDLCSDAADDDRIRRFMVEGAVVDDVVTRVVELTGEAGDAFLMHPWQVHGPSPNCGTSPRLMLSESILRVRQ, encoded by the coding sequence GTGCTCACACCAGCGCAGCGTGACGAGTTCGAGCGGTGCGGCGTCGTGCGTCTGCGCGGCGTCTTCGGCGAAGCCGACGCGGCGCGCATGCGTGAACGGCTCTGGCGGATGCTGTCGGACGAGCACGGGATCCAACCGGGCCGGCCGGAGACCTGGAGCGTACGGCAGCCGACGGGCTTCCAGGCGCTCAGGCGATCGTCGGCGTTCGAGGCGCTCGGGAGCCCCGTCCTCGCTGCGGCGCTCGACGACCTCCTGGGCGCGGGCTGCTGGTGCGCGCCGAAGCGCTGGGGCTCGCCGCTCGTCACCTTTCCGTGCGGATCGCACTGGGACGTACCGAGCAAGCAGTGGCACCTCGACATTCCGGCGCGCGGTGCGGCGCGCCCGCTGTTCTTGGTACGGATCCTCGCCCTGCTCGACCGCCTCGAACCCGGCGGCGGGGGAACGCTCGTCGTGGTGGGATCGCACACGCTGGTCGGGCGCCTGGTCGCCGCGGGCGCGAAGACGCGGCACTCGAAGGACGTGCTCCGCGCACTCGGGCGCGTGAGCCCCTGGCTGCGCGACCTCTGCTCGGACGCGGCGGACGACGACCGCATCCGGCGATTCATGGTCGAGGGCGCGGTCGTCGACGACGTCGTCACCCGCGTCGTCGAGCTCACCGGCGAGGCCGGCGACGCCTTCCTCATGCATCCGTGGCAGGTGCACGGTCCTTCGCCGAACTGCGGGACGTCGCCGCGCCTCATGCTGAGCGAATCGATCCTCCGCGTTCGCCAGTAG
- a CDS encoding CDP-alcohol phosphatidyltransferase family protein translates to MTPAIRDAVILTSEDDATRRVAGVPLLLRTVLVLQRSGVERCTLVGPGPTPRDPRIRCAVTSATRLAAASDDTLRLVIDPGSVVDEALVRDLQRRARPGQAIAFSADGVRVRVVPGTHLLDDGGGGARPPEGTLTSASAPPAQVEQALLRALENPRDGYVDRLLYRRLSRPLTRLLLRTPLTPNAVTVIGVAIGIGGGLAIGAESELGILGGVLALVLSGVLDCCDGEIARIKLTESKLGHVLDVTGDTLVHVALLTGIAKRLAKVAAWPGSATLGLLGFGVIASFAAITWSEQTEARRQAVDAWENRVLESVLSPLTTRDWHVFPVAFALAGRLDELVPAAAWGAQAFWITVVVLVWRVLRRA, encoded by the coding sequence GTGACGCCGGCGATCCGCGACGCCGTCATTCTCACGTCCGAGGACGACGCGACCCGCCGGGTCGCCGGCGTGCCGCTGCTCCTGCGCACGGTGCTCGTCCTGCAGCGCAGCGGCGTCGAGCGCTGCACGCTCGTGGGACCGGGGCCGACGCCCCGCGACCCGCGCATCCGCTGCGCGGTGACGTCGGCGACGCGGCTGGCCGCGGCGTCCGACGACACGCTCCGCCTCGTGATCGATCCCGGCAGCGTCGTCGACGAGGCGCTCGTGCGCGACCTGCAACGCCGCGCACGGCCCGGGCAGGCGATCGCGTTCTCCGCCGACGGCGTGCGCGTGCGCGTCGTACCGGGGACACATCTGCTCGACGACGGGGGCGGCGGCGCACGGCCGCCGGAGGGGACCCTCACGTCCGCGTCGGCGCCACCTGCGCAAGTGGAGCAGGCTCTGCTGCGTGCCCTCGAGAACCCGCGCGACGGCTACGTCGATCGCCTGCTCTACCGGCGCCTCTCGCGGCCGCTCACGCGCCTGCTGCTGCGGACGCCCCTCACCCCGAATGCCGTGACGGTGATCGGGGTCGCGATCGGCATCGGGGGCGGCCTCGCGATCGGGGCGGAGAGCGAGCTCGGCATCCTGGGCGGCGTTCTCGCGCTCGTGCTCTCCGGCGTGCTCGACTGCTGCGACGGCGAGATCGCCCGCATCAAGCTGACCGAGTCGAAGCTCGGCCACGTCCTCGACGTGACCGGCGACACGCTCGTGCACGTCGCGCTGCTCACCGGAATCGCGAAGCGCCTCGCGAAGGTGGCCGCCTGGCCGGGCTCCGCGACGCTCGGGCTCCTCGGCTTCGGGGTCATCGCGTCGTTCGCGGCCATCACCTGGAGCGAGCAGACCGAGGCGCGGCGCCAGGCGGTCGACGCCTGGGAGAATCGCGTGCTCGAGAGCGTGCTGTCACCGCTCACCACGCGCGACTGGCACGTCTTCCCGGTGGCGTTCGCGCTCGCGGGGCGTCTCGACGAGCTGGTCCCGGCGGCGGCCTGGGGCGCGCAGGCGTTCTGGATCACGGTGGTCGTGCTCGTGTGGCGCGTGCTACGCCGCGCGTGA